One region of Triticum aestivum cultivar Chinese Spring chromosome 6B, IWGSC CS RefSeq v2.1, whole genome shotgun sequence genomic DNA includes:
- the LOC123134037 gene encoding zinc transporter 5 — protein sequence MLLHVLSCVVIATSGTIGYYSVSGWRRADFSESSFLSVSRGIIAGVLLSTGLTNLLPRGIKDLEPWAELPIGGMAVLLGCGLVMALPQRYFLRVSVTDEAQNGLDGPAAVLRRLEDIHAIRAKVEKLIPVIGAHSVLFGFCIGVSTDPYAVWPLTITLSLFNLYEGMFLGNDMIQIAQQDRPIIGGLPELIQIKFRLGSVSTIYLFYALTMPLSVALVSSIHNDLSPRNNMLQGVLTCVTSGMLTYLGLVGANVERNWQTIVSAFIAAGLMTVLAW from the exons ATGCTTCTTCACGTCCTATCGTGCGTCGTAATTGCTACTAGTGGAACTATTGGCTATTACTCCGTTTCTGGATGGCGAAGGGCAGATTTCAGTGAGTCCTCCTTCCTTTCCGTCTCGAGAGGGATAATCGCTGGAGTCTTGCTGTCCACTGGTTTGACAAACCTCCTCCCTCGGGGAATCAAGGACCTGGAGCCCTGGGCCGAGCTACCGATCGGCGGGATGGCAGTCCTGCTGGGCTGCGGTCTTGTAATGGCATTACCCCAGCGGTATTTCCTGAGGGTTTCCGTTACTGATGAAGCGCAGAATGGCCTGGACGGGCCGGCGGCCGTCCTCCGTCGTCTGGAGGATATCCACGCCATCCGTGCGAAAGTAGAAAAATTG ATACCCGTGATCGGCGCACATTCCGTCCTTTTCGGTTTCTGTATCGGAGTATCTACAGACCCATATGCCGTCTGGCCACTAACTATTACCCTCTCTTTGTTTAATCTTTATGAGGGGATGTTCCTGGGAAATGACATGATTCAG atcgCCCAGCAGGATCGCCCAATTATAGGAGGTTTACCTGAATTAATCCAG ATTAAGTTTCGACTAGGGTCCGTCTCGACAATTTATTTGTTTTATGCCCTGACAATGCCACTAAGTGTTGCTCTCGTATCTTCAATACACAACGATCTCAGCCCAAGGAACAACATGCTACAAGGAGTATTAACATGTGTTACATCTGGTATGCTGACGTACCTGGGGCTCGTAGGCGCTAATGTGGAAAGGAACTGGCAAACAATTGTGTCGGCATTTATAGCTGCTGGACTAATGACAGTGCTGGCGTGGTGA